One Candidatus Neomarinimicrobiota bacterium DNA segment encodes these proteins:
- a CDS encoding glycosyltransferase — MKILYLTTENNAGTLEIWQRAHRDLGNEARYVTLFPNESQFPEDIHLDLPLTPNAKWLQWIKKFAYKAHGPAGMYEEPDGYPPYWEPQNFAEKWFFTIRDAIWSPIIRSALREYDLWDFDIYHLEGGIGFFRDARVIQDLSAAGKHIVCSYHGTDLRLRGVIPAIDAVADVNITSELDLLEKHPNIEYVFLPFETTEYEANYDLHSPIRMCHATRNRYFKGSSRIIQVCEQIASERDDAEFVLIENRPHDETLELKASSDVYIDQISNTGGWGYGMNSVESLSMGLCCCTNLIQQYEEFLPDHPFVNVSNETLYEDLNQLLDDPEKIRDRARYGKRWVEKYHDVKNVIRSVYMIYHREGWIDSLPWGNGR, encoded by the coding sequence TTGAAAATCCTTTATCTCACAACAGAAAACAACGCAGGCACGCTGGAAATCTGGCAGCGTGCGCACCGGGACCTCGGGAACGAGGCGCGGTACGTGACTTTGTTCCCCAACGAAAGCCAGTTCCCGGAGGATATCCATCTTGACCTGCCACTGACGCCCAACGCCAAGTGGCTCCAGTGGATTAAAAAGTTCGCATACAAAGCTCATGGACCGGCCGGCATGTACGAGGAGCCGGACGGGTATCCGCCGTACTGGGAGCCACAGAATTTTGCGGAAAAGTGGTTTTTCACGATCCGGGATGCCATCTGGTCACCGATTATCCGGAGTGCTCTCAGGGAATACGACTTGTGGGATTTCGACATCTATCACCTGGAAGGCGGCATCGGGTTTTTCCGGGATGCCCGCGTTATTCAGGATCTGAGTGCCGCCGGGAAGCATATCGTCTGCAGCTATCACGGGACGGATTTGCGGCTCAGGGGGGTTATTCCTGCCATCGATGCAGTGGCGGACGTCAACATCACCAGCGAACTTGACCTCCTGGAGAAGCATCCGAACATCGAGTATGTATTTCTTCCGTTTGAGACCACCGAGTACGAGGCGAACTACGATCTCCACAGTCCGATCCGGATGTGTCACGCTACGCGAAACCGGTACTTTAAAGGTTCATCGCGGATTATCCAAGTGTGCGAGCAGATCGCGTCAGAGCGGGACGACGCCGAGTTTGTCCTCATCGAAAACCGGCCCCACGACGAAACGCTGGAACTGAAAGCTTCTTCCGATGTGTACATCGACCAGATCTCCAACACCGGCGGCTGGGGTTACGGCATGAATTCCGTGGAATCCCTGTCCATGGGATTATGCTGCTGCACCAACCTGATCCAGCAATACGAAGAGTTTCTGCCGGATCATCCGTTTGTCAACGTTTCGAACGAAACGCTCTACGAAGATCTGAATCAACTCCTTGACGATCCGGAAAAAATTCGGGATCGCGCCCGGTACGGCAAGCGGTGGGTGGAAAAATATCACGATGTGAAAAACGTTATCCGCTCAGTTTACATGATATATCACCGGGAAGGCTGGATCGATTCACTTCCCTGGGGAAATGGGCGGTAA
- a CDS encoding oligosaccharide flippase family protein: MFDQLKKLFTDSVIYGVGYIATRVITFLLLPFYTNTLTKEEYGIIALGFFFAGFAKIVYRYGTDSALIRNYELAEEPENKRLIFSTGFWSVSGTSLILSLLILLAANPIASALFETTELSLIIVLLAGIILLDTLNVLPQTLLRIREQPVYYVFVSFVNVTVTLGLNIYLVGYLQMGVVGVFIANIIASSAMFVTLTPVLFRELTPRFSKERWLALFKFGLPLIPAGIGSMIMELIDRPILKELTDVATVGLYSAGYKLGIFMMLVVSAFYFAWQPFFMKAGQQENGPEIFSRVFTYFMFILCGLFIGLTFLLEYLVRIPLPGMGTLLGPDFLSATIIVPIIFAAYIMYGAYINFLPGIYLKNKSGKLAIYTGVGAIANIAGNFLLIPSLGITGAALATFLGYAVMAVLLYRANRTLYPIPYQWRKVATTFGITVVLVGIYYLTDLSLSVRILMILAYVVLHFVFGFVRMSELKQLAGRFKRVSA; the protein is encoded by the coding sequence GTGTTTGACCAGTTAAAAAAGTTATTTACGGATTCCGTAATTTACGGGGTGGGGTATATCGCCACCCGGGTTATCACATTTCTTTTGTTACCGTTTTACACGAACACCCTTACCAAAGAAGAATATGGCATTATTGCGCTGGGCTTCTTCTTCGCCGGATTCGCCAAGATCGTGTATCGATACGGCACGGACTCCGCGTTGATCCGGAATTACGAGCTCGCGGAAGAGCCGGAGAACAAACGACTTATTTTTTCCACAGGATTCTGGTCGGTTTCCGGAACCTCACTAATTCTGAGTTTGCTGATTCTGCTTGCGGCCAATCCCATTGCCTCCGCCCTGTTTGAGACGACCGAACTCTCCCTGATTATAGTGTTACTGGCTGGAATTATCCTGTTGGATACGCTGAATGTGCTCCCCCAGACCCTGCTGCGCATTCGGGAGCAACCGGTCTATTATGTCTTTGTGAGTTTTGTGAATGTAACGGTAACCCTTGGATTGAACATTTACCTGGTCGGATATCTGCAAATGGGCGTGGTTGGCGTTTTCATCGCCAATATTATTGCCAGCTCGGCGATGTTTGTAACCCTGACACCGGTACTTTTCCGGGAGCTAACGCCGAGATTTTCAAAGGAAAGATGGCTCGCTCTCTTCAAATTCGGTCTGCCTCTAATTCCTGCGGGAATTGGGAGCATGATCATGGAGCTCATCGACCGGCCGATCCTGAAAGAACTGACCGATGTAGCCACCGTTGGCCTTTACAGCGCGGGCTACAAACTCGGTATCTTCATGATGCTGGTGGTCAGCGCGTTTTACTTTGCGTGGCAGCCGTTTTTTATGAAGGCCGGCCAGCAGGAGAACGGGCCGGAGATTTTCTCCCGCGTATTTACCTATTTCATGTTTATTCTCTGCGGATTATTTATAGGATTAACCTTTCTCCTGGAATATTTGGTGAGAATTCCGCTTCCCGGTATGGGGACGCTGCTAGGTCCGGATTTCCTCAGTGCCACCATCATCGTTCCGATTATTTTCGCCGCCTACATTATGTACGGTGCCTACATTAACTTCCTTCCTGGAATATACCTGAAAAACAAATCCGGAAAACTGGCCATTTATACCGGTGTTGGCGCTATCGCAAATATCGCCGGAAATTTCCTGCTGATCCCATCGCTGGGAATTACAGGGGCTGCTCTGGCTACATTTTTGGGCTATGCCGTGATGGCGGTGCTGCTCTACCGGGCGAACCGGACACTCTATCCCATTCCGTATCAGTGGAGAAAAGTGGCGACCACCTTTGGGATTACTGTCGTTCTCGTCGGAATTTATTACCTCACAGACCTGTCATTATCAGTCAGAATTTTGATGATTCTCGCATACGTCGTACTGCATTTCGTCTTTGGATTCGTTCGGATGAGCGAACTGAAACAACTGGCTGGCCGTTTCAAACGGGTGAGCGCGTAA
- a CDS encoding TIGR00730 family Rossman fold protein, translating to MADNEDIRLPENLESLYSDPWRIFRIMAEFVDGFDTLSQLGKAVVFWGSARTPKDHADYLMTERMAKKLGDHGFSIITGGGPGSMEAANKGAKEAERPSIGLNIELPHEQDSNPYVEIGIDFRYFFVRKVMFVKYASAFVLVPGGFGTMDEFSEVITLIQTKKIEPIPVVLMDSDYWAGLVKWMQTRLVREGKISPEDMDIFHISDDEDEAISYILDWYENHK from the coding sequence ATGGCAGACAACGAAGATATCCGGTTACCGGAAAACCTGGAATCACTCTACAGCGACCCGTGGCGAATTTTTCGGATTATGGCAGAATTCGTGGATGGGTTCGACACCCTTTCTCAGCTTGGCAAAGCAGTAGTATTCTGGGGATCGGCCAGAACCCCGAAGGATCACGCAGACTATCTCATGACTGAGCGCATGGCGAAGAAACTCGGGGATCACGGTTTCAGCATTATTACCGGCGGCGGTCCCGGTTCCATGGAGGCGGCTAACAAGGGCGCCAAGGAGGCGGAGAGACCCTCCATCGGCTTAAATATCGAACTCCCGCATGAGCAGGATTCCAACCCGTACGTAGAAATCGGAATAGACTTCCGATACTTTTTCGTTCGCAAGGTCATGTTCGTCAAATACGCCTCCGCTTTTGTTTTGGTTCCAGGCGGATTCGGAACCATGGACGAATTCTCAGAAGTCATCACCTTGATTCAGACCAAAAAAATCGAGCCGATTCCGGTGGTTCTAATGGATTCGGATTACTGGGCCGGCCTCGTCAAATGGATGCAGACCAGACTCGTACGCGAAGGTAAAATCAGCCCCGAAGATATGGACATTTTTCACATCAGTGACGATGAAGACGAAGCGATCAGTTATATCCTGGACTGGTATGAGAATCATAAGTAG
- a CDS encoding glycosyltransferase encodes MHICHLTLGHSPYDDRIYYKELWSLRGWADTISLIAREVSEPEISYSDIQVVPFPLKSLRKNLVRICNLAVELQADLYHLHEAELLMLAPWLRRRTNAAIVYDMHEPLPEVIRDFSPASYPKRMLVSFLLGALEHIGLPLVDGVVFTARPLAQQMRWATRDHAIIYNFPRRDIFNRPDPEIAQDDFTVLYQGQIAPARGISELITGFGKFYQREKAGKLRIIGRYDPPEYESELRCRISDQNLEPVVVLNDPVPHSQMPQVLARASVGIMALFPTPAFRKSVQGKTFEYLASGLPVIAGNYPSAHQFLGENRAGIILEETTPSNIAAAIEKLYANPKLRNKMSENGIRAVESHLNWSRMQEELHKFYTRIFAKKRG; translated from the coding sequence ATGCATATTTGCCACCTGACACTCGGCCATTCGCCGTATGATGATCGGATTTATTATAAGGAACTTTGGAGTCTACGCGGTTGGGCGGATACAATTTCCCTGATTGCCCGGGAGGTTTCGGAACCCGAGATATCCTATTCCGACATTCAGGTTGTCCCGTTTCCGCTCAAATCCCTAAGGAAAAATTTGGTTCGTATATGTAACCTTGCCGTGGAATTACAGGCTGATCTCTACCATCTACACGAGGCGGAATTGTTGATGCTGGCCCCGTGGTTACGCCGCCGGACTAATGCTGCCATCGTTTACGACATGCATGAACCGCTCCCCGAAGTCATCCGGGATTTTTCGCCGGCAAGTTATCCGAAGCGAATGCTTGTGTCCTTTTTGCTGGGCGCACTCGAACATATCGGGCTTCCCCTGGTCGACGGGGTGGTTTTTACGGCCAGACCGCTCGCTCAACAGATGAGATGGGCTACGCGTGACCATGCAATAATATATAATTTCCCACGACGTGATATTTTTAATAGACCGGATCCCGAAATCGCACAGGATGATTTTACCGTACTGTATCAGGGACAAATCGCTCCCGCCCGGGGAATATCGGAATTGATTACCGGATTTGGCAAATTCTATCAAAGAGAAAAGGCGGGGAAACTCCGGATTATCGGGAGGTATGACCCGCCAGAATATGAGAGTGAGTTGCGCTGCCGTATATCCGATCAAAATCTTGAGCCAGTAGTTGTGCTTAACGACCCGGTCCCGCATTCACAAATGCCTCAAGTATTGGCGAGAGCCTCTGTTGGAATTATGGCGCTTTTTCCAACGCCGGCCTTTCGAAAAAGCGTCCAGGGTAAGACATTCGAGTACCTTGCCTCGGGCCTTCCGGTGATTGCCGGGAATTATCCTTCGGCCCATCAATTTCTCGGTGAAAATCGGGCGGGTATTATTTTGGAAGAAACAACGCCGTCCAACATTGCCGCGGCTATCGAAAAACTGTATGCAAATCCAAAACTTCGCAACAAAATGAGCGAAAACGGTATCCGGGCAGTGGAGAGCCATCTGAATTGGTCCCGAATGCAGGAGGAATTACACAAATTTTATACACGGATATTCGCAAAGAAGCGCGGATAA
- a CDS encoding response regulator — MHGQSKSTTCPVLFVEDSAEFRELVHRKYLNGCDVTLLESGQRFLETLRRRQFHFMLMDYQLPGDYSGEELIQIARSNGYDGAVIGVSSSEYLNRKLLKAGADVALPKREQYFLPQTIRQGLSLAEARGATVQCTFGLNSDSN, encoded by the coding sequence ATGCATGGACAATCAAAATCGACCACCTGCCCCGTGTTGTTCGTGGAGGACAGCGCCGAGTTCAGAGAACTCGTCCATCGAAAATATCTGAACGGATGTGACGTGACTCTCCTGGAATCCGGCCAGCGATTTTTAGAGACTCTTCGCCGACGGCAGTTTCATTTTATGCTTATGGATTATCAGCTCCCCGGCGATTATTCCGGGGAGGAACTGATACAAATTGCGCGCTCCAATGGTTATGACGGGGCGGTTATCGGCGTCTCCTCATCTGAATACCTCAACCGGAAGTTGCTCAAAGCCGGGGCCGACGTCGCACTCCCGAAGCGGGAGCAGTATTTTCTTCCGCAAACAATTCGCCAGGGACTGAGTCTCGCCGAGGCGCGTGGAGCAACTGTACAGTGTACTTTTGGACTCAATTCCGATAGCAACTGA
- a CDS encoding esterase, with product MNTWFRTTAVVLFLICALTIEVKGQRPSWITSPEIHPDKSVTFRYRAPQADTVKLSAEFLRESRLMTQDTSGIWSITVDSIDPDINPYFFIVDGTNVADPNNPDIFPNERFKRSLLDLPGNKPLIHSKQDVPHGKISYEYYTSESLGLTRPVVVYTPPGYEENTGTKYPVLYLIHGMTDTHETWYKVGRINFILDNLIAQDKAEPMIVVMPYANPFPALMKNDPDMEMDLLRTDPFTEDLAKDVIPYTEENYRTIENAAHRAIAGFSLGGRQILAAGLGYPEMFSYVCAFSPAVWEREFQDNFTNLYASSETLNRKLNLLWLSCGTEDMLYDSAQALAAAFDERGIEYTSSFPGGGHTWMNVRDYMSETAQLLFQE from the coding sequence ATGAATACGTGGTTCCGAACTACAGCGGTTGTTTTATTTCTGATTTGTGCTCTTACCATCGAGGTGAAAGGCCAGCGTCCGTCCTGGATCACCTCGCCGGAAATTCATCCTGACAAGTCTGTTACGTTTCGGTATCGCGCTCCCCAGGCCGATACTGTGAAACTCTCCGCCGAATTTCTGCGGGAATCCCGCCTGATGACTCAAGATACCTCCGGCATTTGGAGCATAACCGTGGATTCTATCGACCCCGATATTAACCCATACTTTTTTATCGTGGACGGCACCAATGTCGCCGATCCGAATAATCCGGACATTTTTCCCAATGAACGGTTCAAGCGCAGCCTCCTGGATCTTCCCGGCAACAAACCGCTGATTCACTCCAAACAGGACGTTCCCCACGGAAAGATAAGTTACGAATATTACACCTCGGAATCGCTGGGACTCACTCGGCCGGTCGTTGTCTACACTCCACCGGGATATGAGGAAAATACAGGGACGAAGTATCCCGTGCTCTATTTAATTCATGGGATGACGGATACCCATGAGACCTGGTACAAGGTTGGACGCATCAATTTTATCCTGGATAACCTGATTGCACAGGACAAGGCCGAGCCGATGATTGTGGTGATGCCGTACGCCAATCCGTTTCCGGCGCTGATGAAAAACGATCCGGACATGGAGATGGATTTGCTGCGCACCGATCCGTTTACCGAAGATCTCGCAAAAGACGTTATCCCGTACACGGAAGAAAACTATCGTACCATCGAAAATGCGGCGCATCGGGCTATCGCCGGTTTCTCGCTGGGCGGTCGACAAATACTGGCTGCAGGACTGGGTTATCCGGAAATGTTTTCATATGTCTGTGCCTTCTCTCCGGCTGTTTGGGAGCGGGAATTCCAAGACAATTTCACTAACCTGTACGCCTCATCCGAGACGCTCAACAGGAAACTCAATTTATTGTGGCTGAGCTGCGGCACCGAGGATATGCTGTACGATTCCGCGCAGGCACTCGCGGCGGCGTTCGATGAGAGAGGTATTGAGTACACCTCTTCCTTTCCCGGCGGCGGACACACCTGGATGAATGTCCGGGACTATATGTCGGAGACGGCACAGCTGTTGTTTCAGGAGTGA
- a CDS encoding cell wall-active antibiotics response protein, which translates to MDILSLGHILGDWWPLIFIIVGVIKLQRGERKGGLGLFLGGLVFLSVTLEVINWSQVVQFWPLILVAIGISLILKRRGIKLSAHTASAKDDEIIRAHALFGGISQRFTVPALKHGEVSAIFGGVEIDLADTSAAAEEVTFDVTVLFGGAEIRVPRNWDVRVKGTPILGGIESNVLPREQLEGEKFPVVTFYCTVGFGGIEIKH; encoded by the coding sequence TTGGACATCCTCAGCCTTGGGCATATTCTCGGCGACTGGTGGCCGCTTATATTCATCATTGTTGGCGTTATAAAACTCCAACGTGGCGAACGCAAGGGTGGCCTGGGATTATTCCTGGGTGGTTTGGTGTTCCTGAGTGTTACTCTTGAGGTGATCAATTGGTCCCAGGTAGTGCAGTTCTGGCCACTAATTTTGGTCGCGATCGGCATTTCGTTGATTCTGAAGCGACGGGGCATCAAACTCTCTGCGCATACGGCCTCCGCAAAGGACGACGAAATTATCCGTGCTCACGCCCTGTTTGGCGGTATCAGTCAGCGGTTTACTGTTCCGGCTCTCAAACACGGCGAGGTTTCTGCAATTTTTGGCGGAGTGGAGATTGATCTGGCCGATACTTCCGCTGCGGCCGAAGAGGTTACCTTTGATGTCACGGTCCTGTTCGGTGGCGCAGAAATCCGGGTGCCGCGCAATTGGGACGTTCGGGTGAAAGGCACCCCCATTCTGGGTGGCATCGAATCGAATGTTTTACCCCGGGAACAGCTGGAGGGCGAAAAATTTCCGGTGGTGACATTTTATTGTACAGTCGGGTTCGGCGGAATTGAAATAAAGCATTAA
- a CDS encoding glycosyltransferase, with product MDYSVIIPAYNASNTIRLCIRSILNQELQDSITGEIIVVDDGSTDDTREKVTGYNSSEPTLRILQHSENRGLAAARNTGLEASSGEILFFLDSDMTAEKDYIQSHLEYYESAPDISGIINKYVPGDETPRTKFTRYLYRKSRGAGQSGEGGTVPAHQILFGCTSMRRTVYEQVGGFDENLKAYGGDDTEYAFRITQQIQSQFIYTAKTELQHHHFRTLDRTRTLLYQYGKESVPYLVEKYPELSSRVGLDIVGWSADGTYSSVRKAVLLSSITEGLGRFLYTITPPPVSHIFVRYLLGVAVLRGFFEATE from the coding sequence ATGGATTACTCCGTCATTATTCCGGCATACAACGCCTCGAATACAATCAGGCTCTGTATACGGTCAATCCTGAATCAGGAATTACAGGACTCAATCACCGGTGAAATCATCGTTGTCGATGACGGATCCACCGACGACACTCGCGAAAAGGTAACAGGCTACAATTCGAGTGAACCGACACTGCGGATCCTGCAGCACTCTGAGAACCGGGGACTGGCCGCGGCGAGAAATACGGGACTGGAGGCCTCTTCCGGGGAGATACTTTTTTTTCTCGATTCGGATATGACCGCCGAAAAGGACTACATTCAATCCCATCTCGAGTATTATGAATCAGCTCCGGATATCAGCGGCATCATTAACAAATACGTGCCGGGAGACGAGACGCCGAGAACCAAATTTACGCGATACCTCTACCGAAAATCTCGCGGAGCCGGCCAGTCGGGGGAAGGTGGAACGGTCCCGGCGCATCAGATACTCTTCGGCTGTACCAGTATGCGACGAACAGTCTATGAGCAGGTGGGCGGGTTTGACGAAAACCTAAAGGCATACGGGGGAGACGATACGGAATATGCCTTCCGAATAACGCAACAGATCCAAAGCCAATTTATCTATACAGCGAAGACGGAATTACAACATCACCATTTTCGGACGTTGGATCGGACCCGGACGCTGCTGTACCAATACGGAAAAGAATCCGTGCCGTATCTGGTCGAAAAATATCCTGAATTGTCATCACGAGTAGGACTGGATATTGTCGGCTGGTCGGCAGACGGCACATATTCCTCGGTGAGAAAAGCCGTTCTACTCTCCAGTATTACTGAGGGGCTAGGAAGATTTCTGTATACGATAACTCCACCGCCGGTATCCCACATTTTTGTCAGGTATCTTCTGGGCGTCGCTGTGTTACGGGGATTTTTCGAAGCGACGGAATAG
- a CDS encoding PAS domain-containing protein — protein MNEQLKKNPLIDSVFDTPGTFVGVLDPEGNIVRINSQALEFIDCTEEEILGQYFPDTPWWDDMPDLRDRLKQGIDQVLEGESIRFDAQHLGPDDTEIYVDFTLTPVYNDSETVQFLLAQGRDITDKIRAKRDLYKERELFRTLIDAIPDSVYFKDKQHRFIRVNKEKANHHDTTPDEMIGNTDFDYFSEDEAQRAWEDDEYVINAGEPIIGKEESVVHSDGSSHWASVTKLPRRSRDGEIIGTMGISRDITELKETQQELIRAQRMEALGELAGGIAHDFNNVLTMISGAVQMVKVKELDGPLEKYIDMIDSAITRGVSVTERLLTFARAKAPEVRPVSLSDFLYEIQDMAQHSLPQNVRIKLRHFKGHDRVLADEAQLQQVLMTLCINAADAMPEGGTLYLGLREVSEDEQKASEYAGNGDYLCITVEDTGIGMDEATQRKIFQPFFTTKQDKEGTGLGLTVAQKIIHSHNGWINVDSIHGQGAIFNVFLPISSEVVAEDLPENMDGIPTGNGESILVVEDETEIRNVIVEVLENNGYRTYNAENGENALSLFRANHNEIDTVLTDLGLPDMNGKQVAKQIREINPDIPIIAITGYVNTEKYKKLFDYGFQTIIQKPCKLQQILESVDQVLNSSE, from the coding sequence ATGAACGAACAATTGAAAAAAAATCCACTAATTGATTCGGTATTCGACACCCCGGGGACCTTCGTTGGCGTGTTGGATCCGGAGGGAAATATCGTCCGGATAAACTCACAGGCGCTTGAGTTTATTGATTGTACCGAAGAGGAGATCCTCGGACAATATTTTCCGGATACTCCCTGGTGGGACGATATGCCGGATCTCCGGGACCGGCTAAAGCAAGGTATTGATCAAGTGTTGGAGGGAGAATCAATTCGGTTCGACGCACAACATCTCGGGCCGGATGATACCGAGATCTACGTGGATTTTACACTGACTCCAGTATATAACGATTCCGAGACGGTGCAATTTCTCCTGGCACAGGGCCGGGACATCACGGACAAAATTCGCGCGAAAAGAGATCTGTATAAGGAGCGGGAACTGTTCCGGACCTTGATTGATGCCATTCCGGATTCGGTCTATTTCAAAGATAAGCAACATCGGTTTATTCGGGTAAACAAGGAGAAGGCCAACCACCACGATACCACGCCGGACGAGATGATCGGAAATACCGATTTTGATTATTTTTCCGAAGATGAAGCGCAACGGGCCTGGGAAGACGATGAGTACGTGATAAATGCCGGTGAACCTATTATCGGAAAAGAGGAATCTGTCGTTCACAGTGATGGATCGAGCCATTGGGCGTCTGTGACCAAATTACCTCGGCGAAGCCGAGATGGTGAAATTATCGGGACCATGGGAATCTCCCGGGATATTACCGAACTCAAGGAGACACAGCAGGAGCTGATCCGGGCGCAGCGGATGGAAGCCCTGGGGGAACTGGCCGGCGGTATTGCCCATGACTTTAATAACGTATTGACGATGATTTCCGGTGCAGTGCAGATGGTTAAGGTAAAGGAACTGGATGGACCACTCGAAAAGTATATCGATATGATCGATTCGGCCATCACCCGGGGTGTATCGGTAACGGAGCGACTGCTGACGTTTGCCCGGGCCAAAGCGCCGGAAGTCCGGCCGGTATCCCTCTCGGATTTTCTGTACGAAATTCAGGATATGGCGCAGCATTCTCTGCCGCAGAATGTCCGGATAAAACTTCGCCATTTTAAGGGGCACGATCGGGTGCTTGCCGACGAAGCTCAGCTCCAACAGGTCCTGATGACGCTCTGTATAAACGCGGCAGATGCCATGCCGGAGGGCGGCACCCTGTATCTGGGACTCCGGGAGGTATCAGAAGACGAACAAAAGGCATCCGAATATGCCGGAAATGGGGATTATCTCTGTATCACTGTTGAGGACACCGGGATTGGTATGGATGAAGCGACTCAAAGAAAAATTTTCCAGCCGTTTTTTACCACAAAACAAGATAAGGAAGGAACCGGACTCGGTCTGACCGTTGCGCAAAAAATTATCCACAGTCATAACGGCTGGATCAATGTGGACAGCATCCATGGTCAGGGGGCAATATTCAACGTGTTTCTTCCGATTTCTTCAGAGGTCGTGGCAGAGGATCTCCCGGAGAATATGGACGGGATCCCCACAGGAAACGGGGAATCCATATTGGTGGTGGAGGATGAGACGGAAATCCGGAATGTCATTGTGGAGGTATTGGAAAACAACGGGTATCGCACATATAATGCGGAAAACGGGGAGAATGCGTTATCATTATTCAGAGCAAATCACAACGAAATCGATACAGTCCTGACCGATCTCGGACTACCGGATATGAACGGAAAACAGGTGGCAAAACAGATCCGGGAAATAAATCCGGACATTCCGATAATCGCCATCACCGGATATGTGAATACCGAAAAATATAAGAAACTGTTTGATTACGGATTCCAAACAATTATCCAGAAGCCATGTAAATTACAACAAATATTGGAATCTGTTGATCAGGTGCTTAATTCTTCAGAATAG
- a CDS encoding HNH endonuclease, producing MILKTKDRRRFMDSLGSSGDESCWVWEGTKNNSGYPLFSLQGEMVSALRLLYQIYYERKIPKNWVVSHICEDNSCVNPNHIYITTRSERTRQAYQKRELIPASQRGEKNPNSKLCEQDIRAIRAAKEDGITHQQLAKEYQVTKTTISQIVNNKLWAHVT from the coding sequence ATGATACTCAAGACTAAGGACCGCAGACGCTTCATGGACAGCCTGGGATCCAGCGGAGATGAAAGCTGCTGGGTCTGGGAAGGAACAAAAAATAATTCAGGTTATCCCCTGTTCAGCCTGCAGGGGGAAATGGTCTCCGCCCTGCGGTTACTGTACCAAATCTATTACGAACGTAAAATCCCCAAGAACTGGGTAGTCTCTCATATCTGTGAGGATAACAGCTGCGTCAATCCCAACCACATCTATATTACCACCCGATCTGAGCGCACCCGGCAGGCATATCAGAAGCGGGAACTGATTCCGGCTTCACAGCGCGGAGAAAAAAATCCAAATTCCAAGCTGTGTGAACAGGATATCCGGGCCATCCGCGCTGCCAAAGAGGACGGCATTACTCATCAACAACTGGCAAAAGAGTACCAGGTAACAAAAACCACGATTTCTCAAATCGTAAATAACAAATTATGGGCTCATGTGACCTGA